A portion of the Nitrospira defluvii genome contains these proteins:
- the rmuC gene encoding DNA recombination protein RmuC produces the protein MIDLTSTTFAAGAVAGLGIGALTAGWWVTVRAHSRAQAQLLESRERAQRADTVAATLHERIEQQQSELGQLRQALTESQAGRTRAETRMEALSRSVEDQQSLLANARQELHESFEALSGQALKQNNEAFLNLARTSFETLQAEARGELSQRHQAIGDLVKPLEESLQRYREQLQQAELVRQREYGGLDQQLKFMAESHQRLQHETSNLVKALRAPAVRGRWGEMTLRRVAELAGMVMHCDFAEQDSVGSAEGLLRPDMVVYLPGDRQIVVDAKTVLAAYLDAYEAQDDRQRQAHLRRHADQVRTRMDALSVKAYWAQFKQAPEFVVLFLPGEQFLGAALEQNPTLIEDGFARGVVLATPATLMALLRAVAYGWKQEQLTEHAEQAGRLGKDLYERVAVLTDHLNDIGQALRNSVGAYNKAVGSLESRVLPAARKFKDLGISSEKDIALLEAAEVEPRSVLPFVAEDVRT, from the coding sequence ATGATTGATCTCACCTCCACAACGTTCGCTGCTGGAGCTGTTGCCGGTCTTGGTATAGGGGCGTTGACCGCCGGCTGGTGGGTGACGGTTCGCGCGCACTCACGCGCTCAGGCGCAATTGCTCGAAAGCCGCGAACGGGCGCAGCGGGCCGATACGGTGGCCGCGACACTCCACGAGCGCATAGAGCAGCAACAGTCCGAACTGGGGCAACTGCGTCAAGCATTGACGGAGTCTCAGGCGGGTCGAACGCGGGCGGAAACACGCATGGAAGCGCTCTCCCGAAGCGTGGAGGATCAGCAATCTTTGCTGGCGAACGCGCGTCAGGAGTTGCACGAATCCTTTGAGGCCTTATCCGGACAGGCCTTGAAACAGAATAACGAGGCATTCCTCAACCTTGCCAGGACCTCATTCGAAACGCTGCAGGCGGAGGCCAGAGGCGAGTTATCCCAACGTCATCAAGCCATCGGCGATTTGGTGAAGCCGTTGGAGGAATCGCTCCAACGATACCGTGAACAGCTGCAGCAGGCAGAGCTGGTGCGCCAGCGGGAATATGGCGGGCTGGATCAGCAATTGAAATTCATGGCCGAATCCCACCAACGGCTCCAGCACGAAACCAGCAATCTCGTCAAAGCCCTACGTGCGCCGGCCGTACGGGGGCGATGGGGGGAAATGACGCTTCGCCGCGTGGCGGAGCTGGCCGGCATGGTGATGCATTGCGATTTTGCGGAGCAAGATTCGGTCGGATCGGCGGAGGGGCTGCTTCGTCCGGACATGGTGGTATATCTGCCTGGCGACCGGCAGATCGTGGTGGATGCGAAGACCGTGCTGGCAGCCTATCTGGATGCCTATGAGGCGCAAGATGACCGGCAGCGGCAGGCTCACTTGCGCCGTCATGCCGACCAGGTGCGCACCAGAATGGACGCACTCAGTGTGAAGGCCTACTGGGCGCAATTTAAACAGGCGCCTGAATTTGTCGTGTTGTTTCTTCCAGGTGAGCAGTTTCTCGGCGCCGCGTTGGAGCAGAACCCCACCTTGATCGAAGATGGGTTTGCCAGGGGAGTGGTGTTGGCGACACCGGCGACGCTGATGGCGTTGTTACGCGCCGTTGCCTATGGGTGGAAGCAAGAGCAGCTGACTGAACATGCGGAGCAGGCGGGGCGGCTAGGGAAGGACCTCTATGAACGGGTGGCCGTGCTGACGGACCACCTCAACGACATTGGCCAGGCGCTTCGGAACAGTGTCGGGGCCTACAATAAGGCGGTCGGATCGCTGGAATCCAGGGTGTTGCCCGCGGCTAGAAAATTCAAAGATCTCGGGATATCATCTGAGAAGGACATTGCCTTGCTGGAAGCTGCCGAGGTTGAGCCGAGGAGCGTGCTGCCGTTTGTGGCAGAGGACGTGAGGACGTGA
- the folK gene encoding 2-amino-4-hydroxy-6-hydroxymethyldihydropteridine diphosphokinase has protein sequence MATAFIGFGSNLGNRLDFCDRAVTLLGLLPHSRLDAVSSLYETEPIDDGAAPGPEWFLNGVAQIETNITPKSLLEVCREIERALGRDPDDRKGPRTLDLDLLLYDNLIATDSTLTIPHPRLHLRRFVLAPLVELDPERGHPLLGQSVRELLSQLRDPSVVRRLSPQPSSRYGSRPTCSAPPTGRPQR, from the coding sequence ATGGCCACCGCGTTCATCGGCTTCGGCTCCAATCTGGGCAACCGGCTGGACTTCTGCGACCGGGCCGTCACCCTGCTCGGGCTTTTGCCGCATTCACGGCTCGACGCTGTTTCGTCGCTCTATGAGACCGAACCGATCGACGACGGCGCAGCCCCGGGACCGGAGTGGTTCCTGAACGGTGTGGCACAGATCGAAACCAATATTACGCCGAAGAGCCTACTGGAGGTTTGCCGTGAGATCGAACGGGCGCTTGGGCGCGATCCGGACGATCGTAAGGGACCGCGGACCCTTGATCTCGATCTGCTCCTGTACGACAACCTGATTGCAACCGACTCAACCTTGACCATTCCACACCCTCGACTCCATCTGCGTCGATTCGTCCTCGCACCGCTGGTAGAGCTCGATCCCGAGCGGGGACATCCCCTGCTGGGCCAGAGCGTTCGTGAGCTCTTGTCACAACTTAGAGATCCATCCGTTGTGCGACGGCTCTCTCCCCAGCCGAGCTCCCGGTACGGCTCGCGGCCGACCTGCAGTGCGCCGCCAACAGGCAGACCGCAGAGATGA
- a CDS encoding MazG nucleotide pyrophosphohydrolase domain-containing protein, translating into MIDPQAMVAEFHRKFDIPVGDRPFIPDEAIRQLRVRLIQEEFDELQEAMAAKNLPAVAKELADLLYVVYGTAVSYGVDMEPVFREVHRSNLSKVGGYKRADGKWVKPPTYSPADVGPLLASQSSGSATSTSRATVGVQEPEV; encoded by the coding sequence ATGATAGACCCCCAAGCGATGGTGGCCGAGTTCCACCGCAAGTTCGATATTCCGGTCGGAGACCGGCCCTTCATCCCGGATGAGGCGATCAGGCAGTTGCGCGTGCGACTTATTCAAGAGGAATTTGACGAGCTGCAGGAGGCCATGGCGGCCAAGAATCTTCCGGCTGTGGCAAAGGAATTGGCCGACCTGCTGTATGTGGTGTATGGCACAGCCGTATCCTATGGTGTGGACATGGAACCGGTATTTCGCGAGGTCCATCGGTCCAACCTGAGCAAAGTCGGCGGCTACAAACGGGCGGACGGCAAGTGGGTGAAACCCCCGACCTATTCGCCTGCGGACGTGGGGCCGTTGCTGGCCAGTCAGTCATCCGGGAGCGCCACTTCGACCTCGCGTGCGACAGTGGGCGTACAGGAGCCCGAAGTCTAG
- the panC gene encoding pantoate--beta-alanine ligase produces MNTIRSTKAIAAWSRSLHREGVTIGFVPTMGALHDGHRSLIRAARLACDAVAVSIFVNPTQFAPTEDLSKYPRQLRHDQALCRREGVDVVFAPTVKAMYPEGAHTTVTVPALARRWEGEARPHHFQGVATVVTKLLSLVQPDIAWFGQKDYQQAMVVRQLVADLNLPGRIVVHPTVREADGLALSSRNVYLTQQERQAAPVLYRALQAGASAIRTGERRGAAIQRLMIRTVAREPLARVDYLAVCHPTTLEPLATIERHAVLLGVIRIGTVRLLDNLLVTARHRS; encoded by the coding sequence ATGAACACCATCCGCAGCACCAAGGCCATCGCTGCCTGGAGCCGCTCCCTGCATCGGGAAGGGGTCACTATCGGATTCGTCCCGACCATGGGTGCCTTGCACGATGGTCATCGGAGCTTGATTCGCGCGGCGCGATTGGCCTGTGATGCCGTCGCCGTGAGCATTTTTGTCAATCCCACACAGTTCGCTCCGACGGAAGACCTTTCAAAATATCCACGCCAACTGCGGCACGACCAGGCACTCTGCCGCAGGGAAGGGGTCGATGTGGTCTTCGCGCCCACTGTCAAGGCCATGTATCCCGAAGGGGCTCACACCACGGTGACCGTTCCTGCGCTCGCGCGGCGCTGGGAGGGTGAGGCGCGCCCGCACCACTTTCAAGGCGTCGCCACCGTCGTCACGAAGTTACTGTCGTTGGTGCAGCCGGACATCGCATGGTTCGGCCAGAAGGACTATCAGCAGGCGATGGTGGTTCGGCAACTCGTCGCGGATCTGAATCTTCCCGGTCGCATCGTCGTTCATCCCACCGTGCGAGAAGCTGATGGGCTGGCGCTTAGCTCGCGCAATGTGTATCTCACCCAGCAGGAGCGGCAAGCTGCACCGGTGCTTTACCGCGCCCTGCAAGCCGGGGCCTCGGCCATTCGAACCGGAGAACGGCGAGGGGCAGCAATCCAACGGCTGATGATCCGCACCGTCGCACGGGAACCTTTGGCAAGGGTGGACTACCTCGCGGTCTGCCACCCTACGACCCTTGAGCCCTTAGCGACCATTGAGCGCCACGCCGTCCTTCTCGGGGTGATTCGTATCGGTACGGTGCGGCTCCTCGACAATCTCCTCGTCACGGCCCGCCATAGATCCTGA
- a CDS encoding PEP/pyruvate-binding domain-containing protein → MTDPLLLPLERSADSRLVGGKAAGLRALHAAGFAVPRGLCVTTALYQQCLKAAGIDGPAEWQALLRAPDEQRAMARGRIHHHLMTVTWPPGFRQDLESRLVELNPDAETRWAVRSSATNEDADHASAAGLYSTFLGLPTAGLLHAIRDCWASLWEDRVLQYLLRVEGESPCPAMAVVIQPMVHAVAAGVAYSIHPVTGRTSQVFINAVPGLASALVGGEVEPDQYMVEMDEELCRPMRIRRRQLARKQRKLVTTSHGVHGETIPESAQQQGSLSDGQLYELAQLSKQVEQAFGHPIDLEWAYDAERLWVLQARPITGVRPLPTLTNDECEWTRANLKETMPELPSPLGLSFLEQFMDAYIIGPYRRLGCTVPDGLSSVRVLHGRPYLNVTLFYTLVSQLHGNPAFLTEQMGGEPLTFTPRVRSLGAVALLRAGLAIMREWRRVVREGPPTFEAMKAMAETYRSESVQHFSVSELSEKLDALGRWLDAHELTYGIAGGVAQSLQAMGTFLPGWLGSDWRELLNASLQGQGTVISAQQIVRLAELAELAFREEPVRRWFLDDGWTAAKFPEPLAGTTFLRRFEQYLADYGHRAVGESDIMSPRMSEQPEAVLGVIRTQVRTGEVRRPRDILSRQVAQQHEALAEIRRRFGWRWHRGGIFRWWHRRLTRFCVLREANRHHLMYYSLAVRRLLFRLGEQMVERRVFAMPDDIFYLTMDEQRALTNGDRQHWQGLVRQRRDERARNEQRHVPDTIRDWEAIVQEEPPSTSSGREGSLRGIPISAGEITGHVRVVRSTADWGRVSPGDILVVPVIDPGMAPLFGMAGGLIAEMGGTLSHGAIIAREYGLPVLVNVPYATTQLRENEQVTIVSSTGTIRRVVP, encoded by the coding sequence ATGACAGATCCATTACTGCTTCCGTTGGAGCGCAGCGCCGACTCGCGTCTCGTCGGGGGGAAGGCCGCCGGCCTGAGAGCACTGCATGCCGCCGGATTTGCAGTGCCCCGGGGACTGTGTGTGACCACGGCCCTCTATCAACAGTGTCTGAAAGCTGCCGGAATTGATGGGCCCGCCGAGTGGCAGGCTCTGTTGCGTGCTCCTGATGAGCAGCGAGCGATGGCGCGTGGCCGCATTCATCATCACCTGATGACGGTCACATGGCCGCCGGGATTCAGGCAGGATCTGGAGTCACGGCTAGTCGAGCTGAATCCTGACGCTGAGACGCGATGGGCCGTGCGGTCATCCGCGACCAACGAGGACGCCGACCATGCGAGTGCGGCGGGCCTCTATTCCACCTTCTTGGGACTGCCGACCGCTGGCCTGCTGCACGCGATTCGAGACTGTTGGGCGTCGTTGTGGGAAGATCGGGTTCTGCAGTACCTGTTGCGTGTCGAGGGGGAGTCACCCTGCCCCGCGATGGCGGTGGTGATTCAACCCATGGTTCATGCGGTGGCCGCAGGCGTGGCCTATTCGATTCATCCTGTCACGGGACGAACCTCCCAGGTGTTTATCAACGCCGTGCCCGGCCTTGCGTCTGCCCTCGTCGGCGGTGAGGTCGAGCCTGACCAGTACATGGTCGAGATGGATGAGGAACTGTGCCGGCCGATGCGGATACGGCGGCGTCAGCTAGCCCGCAAGCAGCGGAAATTGGTGACCACTTCGCATGGAGTGCACGGTGAGACGATCCCCGAGTCGGCACAACAGCAGGGCTCGTTATCGGACGGACAATTATATGAACTGGCGCAACTTTCCAAGCAGGTGGAACAGGCCTTCGGTCACCCGATCGATCTCGAATGGGCCTATGATGCCGAACGATTGTGGGTGCTCCAGGCGCGTCCCATTACCGGAGTGCGGCCCCTGCCGACCCTGACCAATGATGAATGCGAGTGGACGCGCGCAAATTTAAAGGAAACGATGCCGGAATTGCCGAGCCCGCTCGGCCTCTCATTTCTTGAACAATTCATGGATGCCTACATCATCGGGCCCTACCGACGACTCGGTTGTACGGTGCCTGATGGGCTCAGCTCGGTTCGGGTGCTGCACGGTCGTCCGTACCTCAATGTCACGTTGTTTTACACCTTGGTCTCGCAGCTTCACGGCAACCCGGCATTCTTGACCGAACAGATGGGCGGTGAGCCCCTGACTTTCACTCCACGGGTGCGGTCGCTTGGAGCGGTCGCGTTGCTCCGTGCGGGCCTGGCGATCATGCGGGAATGGCGAAGGGTCGTGCGAGAGGGACCGCCCACCTTCGAAGCGATGAAAGCCATGGCGGAGACATATCGGTCCGAGTCTGTTCAGCATTTCTCAGTGAGCGAATTGAGCGAGAAGCTCGATGCCCTGGGCCGCTGGCTTGATGCGCACGAATTGACCTATGGAATTGCCGGTGGGGTCGCGCAGAGCCTTCAGGCCATGGGCACGTTTCTCCCGGGATGGCTTGGTTCGGACTGGCGGGAGCTGCTCAATGCGTCGCTGCAAGGTCAGGGGACGGTGATCAGCGCCCAACAGATCGTGCGTCTGGCCGAACTGGCAGAGCTTGCCTTCCGTGAGGAGCCGGTGCGGCGGTGGTTTCTGGATGACGGGTGGACAGCGGCGAAATTTCCAGAACCACTTGCAGGAACCACCTTTCTGCGGCGATTTGAGCAATATCTGGCCGACTACGGGCACCGCGCGGTGGGAGAATCGGACATCATGTCTCCGCGAATGTCAGAACAACCCGAAGCCGTCTTGGGTGTCATACGCACGCAGGTGCGGACAGGGGAGGTGAGGCGACCGAGGGACATTCTTTCTCGGCAGGTTGCACAGCAGCACGAGGCGCTCGCGGAGATCAGGCGACGATTCGGCTGGCGTTGGCACCGGGGGGGTATCTTTCGTTGGTGGCATCGGCGGCTCACGCGGTTTTGCGTGCTGCGAGAAGCGAATCGCCATCATCTGATGTATTACTCTCTGGCCGTACGACGGTTGCTGTTTCGACTGGGGGAACAGATGGTGGAGCGGAGAGTGTTCGCGATGCCTGATGACATCTTTTATCTCACGATGGATGAGCAAAGGGCATTGACCAACGGAGACCGTCAACATTGGCAGGGGCTTGTCCGCCAACGGCGGGATGAACGGGCACGAAACGAACAGCGGCACGTACCGGACACGATTCGAGATTGGGAGGCTATCGTTCAAGAGGAACCTCCGTCTACCAGCTCGGGACGCGAGGGTTCGCTGAGGGGCATTCCAATCAGTGCGGGAGAGATCACCGGCCACGTTCGTGTCGTCCGTTCCACGGCGGACTGGGGGCGGGTGAGTCCTGGTGATATCCTGGTTGTTCCGGTGATCGATCCAGGCATGGCGCCATTGTTTGGAATGGCGGGTGGTCTGATTGCAGAAATGGGAGGGACGCTCTCACACGGGGCGATTATTGCCCGAGAATACGGTCTTCCGGTGTTGGTTAATGTGCCCTATGCCACCACCCAGCTGCGCGAAAATGAACAGGTCACCATCGTCAGCTCGACGGGTACGATCCGCCGAGTGGTCCCTTGA
- a CDS encoding glycerate kinase type-2 family protein, with amino-acid sequence MRIGVRQPRAKALLARLFQAGLQAVDPYEAVRRQVRIRRDQLIIGSHHYSLAPIQRIVVVGAGKASGRMAQALEHQLGARIDTGLVVVKYGHGAPTHTIRIVEAGHPIPDTAGLEGGRMIMEMVQTLTSADLLIVLLSGGASSLIPAPVAGITLKDKQQTTKLLLRSGATIQEINAVRKHLSSIKGGQLAAATSARVASVILSDVIGNDLGTIGSGPTAPDATRFQDAWDIVERYGVSRKIPLSVRRHLESGLKQGVPETPKPRAKLFRRVENILIGDNRAAVDAVAETAQRQGLHTLVLATTLTGEARELAKFFGAMAREIAAEGRPIRRPCCVIAGGEPTVTIRGEGKGGRAQEFALAAAAEVAGLPEVWVAGFATDGTDGPTSVAGAVVDGRTVVRAQRKKLNLAKALQANDAHPFFEALHGHIVTGPTGTNVNDLYLLLAL; translated from the coding sequence ATGCGTATCGGCGTCCGGCAGCCACGAGCCAAAGCCCTCCTCGCAAGGCTCTTTCAGGCGGGATTGCAGGCGGTCGATCCCTACGAGGCCGTACGCCGGCAGGTTCGAATTCGCCGCGACCAACTGATCATCGGTTCGCATCACTACTCCCTCGCACCGATACAACGAATCGTCGTCGTCGGTGCCGGAAAGGCGTCAGGTCGAATGGCCCAAGCGCTTGAGCATCAGCTGGGCGCACGGATCGACACCGGTCTGGTGGTCGTCAAGTATGGACATGGCGCGCCGACCCACACCATTCGCATCGTGGAGGCCGGGCATCCGATTCCTGACACCGCCGGTCTGGAAGGCGGGCGCATGATCATGGAAATGGTGCAGACGTTAACGTCTGCCGATCTCCTGATCGTTCTTCTGTCCGGCGGGGCATCAAGCCTCATCCCCGCACCGGTGGCCGGCATCACACTAAAAGACAAACAACAGACAACGAAATTGCTGCTCCGATCCGGAGCCACGATTCAAGAAATCAATGCAGTCCGCAAACACCTGTCTTCCATCAAGGGCGGCCAGCTTGCGGCAGCGACCAGTGCGCGGGTGGCGAGTGTGATCTTGTCGGACGTCATTGGAAACGATTTAGGGACTATCGGGTCGGGGCCAACGGCTCCCGATGCGACGAGGTTTCAGGATGCCTGGGACATTGTCGAGCGGTACGGGGTCTCCCGCAAGATTCCTCTGTCGGTACGTCGCCACTTGGAATCGGGCCTGAAGCAGGGCGTCCCTGAGACGCCAAAGCCACGGGCAAAGCTGTTTCGTCGAGTGGAGAATATTCTGATCGGCGACAACCGGGCGGCGGTCGACGCCGTGGCGGAGACGGCGCAACGGCAAGGGCTGCACACGCTGGTCCTTGCCACGACCCTCACAGGCGAAGCGCGGGAGCTTGCCAAATTCTTCGGTGCGATGGCCCGTGAAATCGCCGCAGAGGGGCGTCCGATTCGCCGTCCATGCTGCGTGATTGCCGGGGGCGAGCCCACCGTGACGATCCGCGGCGAAGGCAAGGGGGGGAGGGCACAAGAGTTTGCGCTGGCCGCAGCGGCTGAGGTCGCAGGACTGCCGGAGGTGTGGGTCGCCGGGTTCGCGACGGATGGGACCGACGGGCCGACCTCGGTGGCCGGCGCCGTTGTAGACGGGCGGACCGTCGTTCGAGCACAACGCAAGAAGCTGAATCTCGCGAAAGCGCTTCAGGCAAACGATGCCCATCCGTTCTTTGAAGCCCTCCACGGTCATATCGTGACCGGGCCGACCGGAACCAATGTGAACGACCTTTACCTCCTCCTCGCACTCTAG
- a CDS encoding uracil-DNA glycosylase → MSTLRLLNTDIVACTQCTRLVAFRQAVAETKRRQFRDWTYWGKPIPGFGDPNARLYILGLAPAAHGGNRTGRVFTGDRSGDWLYEALHHFGFANQASSTHAQDGLTLTDCYIGATVRCAPPANKPTPDEFTACRPFVLRELQLLKSVRVVVVLGKIAFDHYLKATRELGHHLPAPLPKFGHGVIYTMPWGVTLIGSYHPSQQNTFTGKLTRPMFHRIFSEAGRRLSGTVIAN, encoded by the coding sequence ATGTCTACGCTCCGACTGCTGAATACCGACATTGTTGCGTGCACCCAGTGCACCCGATTAGTCGCCTTTCGCCAAGCCGTCGCCGAGACTAAGCGACGTCAGTTCCGCGATTGGACCTACTGGGGAAAGCCCATCCCTGGATTTGGAGATCCGAACGCCCGACTGTACATTCTGGGGCTTGCACCGGCCGCACATGGAGGGAACCGAACAGGACGTGTCTTCACGGGGGATCGAAGCGGAGATTGGCTCTATGAGGCGTTGCATCACTTCGGGTTCGCCAACCAGGCCTCATCCACGCATGCGCAGGATGGCCTCACACTCACAGACTGCTATATCGGCGCAACCGTCCGATGCGCGCCGCCGGCCAACAAGCCAACCCCCGACGAATTTACCGCCTGCCGACCGTTTGTTCTGAGAGAATTGCAGCTATTGAAATCCGTGCGCGTGGTCGTTGTGTTAGGCAAGATCGCGTTCGACCATTACCTCAAGGCCACTCGTGAATTGGGGCACCACTTACCTGCCCCGCTACCCAAATTTGGTCACGGGGTCATCTACACCATGCCTTGGGGTGTAACGCTGATCGGTTCCTATCATCCAAGCCAGCAAAACACCTTCACGGGCAAACTCACTCGACCGATGTTTCACCGCATCTTTTCTGAGGCCGGACGGCGGCTTT
- a CDS encoding PilZ domain-containing protein — protein sequence MKELHCPACGTPCVRVISGTSLIEKTLNRFSIFGVRCQLCTTRFQARRPGNRMTSQAFDRREYRRLPANFAATLILDQLAAGGFVTDISMGGCALQATTTLARGTFVKFVLYGPSGQADIKVDSAMICSVQPQSVGVKFLEFDPEDKQRMGQLILELLADQQAPPRISSRS from the coding sequence ATGAAGGAACTGCACTGTCCGGCCTGCGGCACACCCTGCGTCAGAGTGATTTCCGGGACGAGTCTCATCGAGAAGACGCTGAACCGTTTCTCCATCTTTGGGGTGCGGTGCCAGCTCTGCACGACCCGTTTTCAGGCGCGCAGGCCGGGAAACCGAATGACCTCCCAAGCGTTTGACCGGCGTGAGTACCGGCGCCTTCCGGCGAACTTTGCGGCCACGCTGATATTGGATCAGCTCGCGGCCGGTGGTTTCGTCACCGATATTTCGATGGGGGGCTGTGCCCTGCAGGCGACGACGACGCTGGCGCGAGGGACCTTTGTGAAGTTCGTGTTGTACGGCCCGTCGGGCCAAGCGGATATCAAAGTGGATTCCGCGATGATTTGCTCGGTTCAACCGCAGTCGGTCGGCGTGAAATTCTTGGAATTTGACCCGGAGGACAAGCAACGCATGGGTCAATTGATTCTGGAACTGCTCGCCGACCAGCAAGCCCCCCCTCGTATCAGCTCGCGCAGCTGA
- a CDS encoding lytic transglycosylase domain-containing protein — protein sequence MRNNDWGLRTGIVGVTLLLGLAPLFAEMSVDSKSAAPPPSKTHDEQPAPANDSSSAPQTNETEIAPELEDRLVILPEIKREGERFFLSSFKLPDKLTFAGQSIPLDNWQVRERIEYEFYQFLEDQGESIILAKRTGRCFAPAEKQLAEAGLPDDLKYMLLVESKCIAAAYSRAKASGPWQFINSTGRRYKLHNERWLDERRNLEMSTEAAIKYLRYLRDLYQGDWFLAMASYNAGEDRVRKLIKEQNVKDYWRMHGPRETMRYVARIIAAKEIYSQPEKYLGLTKKDLYPPLETETVTVTIKEAQRRLTLIAEEYGTYFLELKMLNPEFTKDYLPKGTYQVKVPRQTCPNRCFKQDKLP from the coding sequence ATGCGGAACAATGATTGGGGGCTTCGGACCGGTATCGTCGGCGTGACCCTGTTGCTTGGGCTGGCCCCCTTATTTGCGGAAATGTCCGTGGATTCCAAAAGTGCCGCGCCGCCTCCGTCGAAAACTCATGACGAGCAGCCTGCGCCGGCGAATGATTCCTCATCAGCTCCCCAGACCAATGAAACGGAAATCGCTCCGGAGCTCGAGGACCGGCTTGTCATTCTTCCGGAAATCAAACGGGAGGGAGAGCGCTTCTTTTTGAGTTCCTTCAAGTTGCCCGATAAGTTGACCTTCGCCGGGCAATCGATTCCGTTGGACAATTGGCAGGTGCGGGAACGGATCGAATATGAGTTCTACCAATTTCTCGAGGATCAGGGTGAGAGCATCATTCTTGCGAAACGCACTGGGCGATGTTTTGCGCCGGCGGAGAAACAGTTGGCGGAAGCAGGACTGCCCGATGATTTGAAATACATGCTGCTGGTCGAAAGTAAGTGCATTGCGGCAGCCTATTCCCGCGCGAAGGCGTCGGGCCCCTGGCAGTTCATTAATTCGACGGGGCGGCGCTACAAATTGCACAACGAGCGGTGGCTCGATGAACGGCGTAATCTTGAGATGTCCACCGAAGCCGCCATTAAGTACCTCCGTTATCTGCGGGATTTGTATCAGGGCGATTGGTTTCTCGCGATGGCCTCATACAATGCCGGAGAAGACCGAGTGCGCAAGTTGATTAAGGAGCAGAACGTCAAGGACTACTGGCGCATGCATGGTCCGCGGGAGACCATGCGTTATGTCGCGCGCATCATTGCGGCCAAAGAAATCTATTCTCAGCCGGAAAAGTATCTGGGGCTCACGAAGAAGGATCTGTATCCCCCACTCGAAACGGAAACGGTGACGGTGACGATCAAGGAAGCGCAGCGGCGACTCACCTTGATCGCCGAGGAATATGGAACATACTTTCTGGAATTGAAAATGTTGAACCCGGAGTTCACCAAGGATTACTTGCCAAAGGGAACGTATCAGGTTAAGGTGCCACGGCAAACCTGTCCCAATCGTTGTTTCAAGCAAGACAAACTTCCCTAG